A stretch of Lentibacillus sp. JNUCC-1 DNA encodes these proteins:
- a CDS encoding terminase large subunit, whose protein sequence is MHDKERALEPIEFMQMLKAVDDFHGQPFLLLDWQYDIIWDVYGTVKEDGYRQYRYSYLEVPKKNGKTTLIAGLSLYHLVCDPPGGQIYCCAADRQQAELVYRAAVGMIDQDEALEGALKVLDSKKEIINRATGTTMKVLSAEAYTKHGINPTVVIFDELHAQPNRELWDVMTFGAGAARKEPLWWVITTAGDDPDRHSIGWEVHEQAMKIRDGELKDPTWYVKIFGAPEDADIFDEEVWHEANPSLGHTISIESVRQEANSARNSENAEKLFRWLRLNQWVSLKSIGWQPLTLWDSSVGKWGLSDLVGKKCYIGLDLSSTTDITAACYLFPPQKGMDDWRAIYDSWIPEDNMKERVNRDHVPYDQWVNDEHMFATPGNVVDYDFVESRIINMSKQYNITMLGTDPWNSRMLTQRLMREGVEVIEIQQNMKNMSPSMKAIEQLMKRGDMTHEANPVARWCWGNVVIATDGNENIKPMKNKSRERIDVTVALINAMATAIVMGESVDSVYKSRGIRVL, encoded by the coding sequence ATGCATGATAAAGAGCGCGCGTTAGAACCGATTGAATTTATGCAAATGTTAAAAGCGGTTGACGATTTCCATGGTCAGCCGTTTTTATTATTGGATTGGCAGTACGATATTATTTGGGACGTATACGGAACCGTAAAAGAAGATGGATATAGACAATATCGGTATTCTTATCTGGAAGTTCCTAAGAAAAATGGTAAGACAACCTTAATCGCGGGGCTTTCTCTTTACCACCTTGTGTGCGATCCCCCCGGTGGACAGATATATTGTTGTGCAGCAGACAGGCAACAAGCCGAACTTGTTTACAGGGCAGCAGTAGGCATGATAGATCAAGACGAAGCACTCGAGGGTGCGTTAAAAGTCTTAGACAGTAAAAAGGAGATTATCAATCGGGCAACTGGAACAACCATGAAAGTGTTGTCTGCTGAAGCATATACGAAACACGGCATTAACCCGACAGTAGTCATATTTGATGAACTTCACGCACAGCCTAACCGCGAATTGTGGGACGTCATGACGTTTGGTGCAGGTGCCGCTCGTAAAGAACCTTTATGGTGGGTTATTACCACGGCTGGAGACGATCCAGACAGACACTCAATCGGCTGGGAAGTACACGAACAGGCTATGAAGATACGTGATGGTGAATTAAAAGATCCGACTTGGTATGTTAAGATATTCGGTGCTCCAGAAGATGCTGATATTTTTGATGAAGAAGTTTGGCATGAAGCAAATCCATCACTCGGACACACGATTAGCATTGAATCAGTCAGGCAAGAGGCTAACTCGGCTCGAAACTCCGAGAATGCGGAAAAACTATTCAGATGGTTAAGGCTGAATCAATGGGTGTCTTTAAAAAGTATTGGATGGCAACCCCTCACCTTGTGGGATAGTAGTGTGGGTAAATGGGGGTTATCTGATCTTGTTGGAAAGAAGTGCTACATCGGATTGGATTTATCGAGCACAACAGATATTACAGCTGCATGTTACTTGTTCCCGCCGCAAAAAGGCATGGACGACTGGCGCGCAATATATGACTCATGGATTCCCGAAGATAACATGAAAGAACGCGTTAATCGTGATCACGTCCCTTATGATCAATGGGTTAATGATGAACACATGTTTGCGACTCCCGGGAACGTCGTTGACTATGATTTTGTTGAATCGCGGATCATAAACATGAGCAAGCAATACAACATAACCATGCTTGGCACAGACCCTTGGAATAGTCGCATGCTTACACAAAGGCTAATGCGCGAAGGTGTGGAAGTCATTGAGATACAACAGAATATGAAAAACATGAGCCCATCCATGAAAGCTATTGAACAGCTTATGAAACGTGGCGACATGACGCATGAAGCAAATCCCGTTGCTCGTTGGTGCTGGGGCAACGTTGTTATAGCGACTGACGGTAACGAAAACATAAAACCAATGAAAAACAAATCAAGAGAGCGAATTGACGTGACTGTTGCGCTTATCAACGCAATGGCAACTGCTATTGTGATGGGTGAATCGGTTGATTCGGTGTACAAGAGTCGCGGAATCAGAGTTTTATAA
- a CDS encoding phage major capsid protein: protein MTIAEMRERRGKLVNQARELVNRAEEEKRDFNAEDQQQYDRIMNEVDELKNKIDREEQLSGLENQLNEPVNTPNRPEPNQQPSNVDPRASDEYRDAFWKVFRNGKEALQHNEFNTLMDSRVRNLAVGTDANGGYLVPDEFERQIIQGLEDQNIMRQLATVITTSSGSREIPVETDYGTANWMGENEAYTESDATFGQKVLGAHKAGTIIKVSEELLNDSAFSIDNYVSNAFVKRFANLEEKAFIAGTGTGQPEGIVGAAEIGHTTAAGQVDALIADDFIDLYHSLKRPYRRNASFLANDGTVKAIRKLKDNDGQYIWQPGLQAGEPDRILQRPVYVADDMPSLGANEKPIAFGDMSYYWIADRQGRVMQRLNELYAANGQVGFRMFQRVDGKLILPEAVKVLQNVGA, encoded by the coding sequence ATGACAATTGCAGAAATGCGCGAGAGACGCGGTAAATTAGTAAACCAGGCACGTGAGTTGGTCAACCGTGCTGAAGAAGAAAAACGGGACTTCAATGCAGAGGATCAGCAACAGTACGATCGCATCATGAATGAGGTCGATGAGCTTAAAAACAAAATAGATAGAGAGGAGCAGTTGTCCGGTCTTGAGAATCAACTGAATGAACCAGTTAACACACCTAACCGCCCGGAACCAAACCAGCAACCGTCAAACGTTGACCCGCGTGCGTCTGATGAGTACAGAGATGCGTTCTGGAAAGTATTCCGCAATGGCAAGGAAGCATTGCAGCATAACGAATTTAACACACTCATGGATAGCCGAGTGCGTAACTTGGCCGTTGGTACAGATGCAAACGGTGGTTATCTAGTACCGGATGAGTTTGAGCGCCAGATTATCCAAGGTCTTGAAGATCAAAATATTATGCGTCAACTGGCAACTGTGATCACTACATCAAGTGGATCTCGTGAAATTCCCGTTGAAACAGATTACGGTACAGCTAACTGGATGGGTGAAAACGAAGCATACACAGAAAGCGATGCGACGTTTGGCCAGAAAGTTCTTGGTGCTCACAAAGCAGGTACAATCATCAAAGTATCAGAAGAACTTCTCAATGACTCTGCTTTTAGCATTGATAATTATGTATCCAATGCTTTTGTTAAACGTTTTGCAAACCTTGAAGAAAAGGCATTTATTGCTGGGACCGGCACAGGTCAGCCTGAAGGAATTGTCGGTGCAGCCGAAATCGGACATACTACAGCGGCCGGACAGGTTGATGCATTAATTGCCGATGACTTTATCGACTTGTATCACAGCTTGAAGCGCCCATACCGTCGTAATGCTTCTTTCTTGGCAAACGATGGCACGGTCAAGGCTATTCGCAAGCTGAAAGATAACGACGGTCAGTATATCTGGCAGCCAGGTCTGCAAGCGGGTGAACCGGATCGTATTTTGCAACGTCCTGTTTATGTTGCTGATGACATGCCTTCACTCGGTGCGAATGAAAAACCGATTGCGTTCGGCGACATGTCCTACTACTGGATCGCTGATCGTCAAGGTCGCGTCATGCAACGTTTAAATGAACTGTATGCAGCAAACGGGCAGGTCGGTTTCCGCATGTTCCAGCGCGTGGATGGGAAACTTATCCTGCCTGAAGCTGTTAAAGTGTTGCAGAATGTTGGTGCATAA
- a CDS encoding head-tail connector protein has product MKINGEETTEYHQSAIEPHKLVVSTPGDYIVNYKAGYEKIPKSIEQAVLLLVSHFYENRETVIVGTSVVKIPFSVESLLYPYKGWF; this is encoded by the coding sequence GTGAAAATTAATGGTGAGGAAACGACTGAATATCATCAATCAGCAATTGAACCTCATAAGCTGGTGGTCAGCACGCCTGGTGATTATATAGTCAATTACAAAGCGGGATATGAAAAGATTCCGAAGTCTATAGAGCAGGCGGTTTTATTGCTCGTGTCACACTTTTACGAGAATAGAGAAACGGTCATTGTAGGTACCTCCGTGGTGAAAATACCATTTTCAGTTGAATCACTTCTATATCCGTACAAGGGGTGGTTTTAA
- a CDS encoding HNH endonuclease — translation MFLRRNPLCVHCTDSGMTVPATEVDHIVPHRGDRDLFWDPNNHQGLCKSCHSKKTRKGL, via the coding sequence ATGTTTTTAAGGCGGAACCCTCTGTGTGTTCATTGTACTGACAGTGGTATGACTGTACCCGCCACGGAGGTAGACCACATCGTCCCCCATCGTGGTGACAGGGATTTATTTTGGGATCCAAACAATCATCAAGGTTTGTGTAAGTCTTGTCATAGCAAGAAGACACGAAAAGGTTTGTGA
- a CDS encoding phage portal protein — translation MGIFNKMLSNSTLSNPQQWLSDMFKGSETSSGVSINEETAMNITSVYAAQKVIYETIASLPLLMYKRKEKGKQRDPDHHLYNLLHDEPNEEMTSFTFFELMQHHLLTWGNAYAEKEVDGMGRPLSLWPLNPAKTQVLRNPQTKRLEYFTTTPDGMTFKIPKDRMFHVAGLGNGIVGKSPIRMHREAIGLAKATEEFGARFFGEGATPSGIIEYPGALDDEAYERFVKDTRDAHSGLSKAHKLMILEQGLKYHQVGIPPEDAQFLETRKFQLNEIARIYRVPPHLIGDLEKATFSNIEHQSIEFVTHTIRPWLVRWEQAIKMQLFLPSEKKTHFAEFLIDGLLRGDIKSRYEAYAIARQNGWYSANDIRGLENDNPLPEGQGGDEYLVNGNMIPISAALKGGDNQ, via the coding sequence ATGGGAATTTTTAATAAGATGCTTTCAAACAGTACACTAAGTAACCCGCAACAGTGGTTGTCTGACATGTTCAAAGGGAGCGAAACTTCATCCGGGGTATCGATCAACGAGGAAACGGCCATGAACATAACATCTGTTTATGCTGCTCAAAAGGTTATATATGAAACTATCGCGTCCTTGCCTTTGTTGATGTATAAGCGCAAAGAAAAAGGAAAGCAACGAGATCCAGACCACCATTTGTATAATCTGCTTCACGACGAGCCGAACGAAGAAATGACGTCATTTACGTTTTTTGAATTGATGCAGCACCACTTGTTGACATGGGGCAACGCCTATGCAGAAAAAGAAGTTGATGGCATGGGTCGCCCGCTCTCTCTATGGCCGTTGAATCCAGCCAAAACGCAAGTATTAAGGAATCCGCAAACAAAAAGACTGGAATATTTCACGACAACGCCGGACGGAATGACATTCAAGATACCCAAGGATCGAATGTTTCACGTTGCGGGGTTGGGTAATGGTATTGTTGGGAAATCCCCGATAAGGATGCACAGAGAAGCGATCGGACTCGCTAAGGCCACCGAAGAATTTGGGGCGAGGTTTTTCGGAGAAGGTGCAACGCCAAGCGGTATAATTGAGTATCCCGGAGCTCTTGATGATGAGGCCTATGAACGTTTTGTGAAAGACACAAGAGACGCTCACAGCGGATTGTCTAAAGCGCACAAGCTGATGATCCTTGAACAAGGTCTTAAATACCATCAAGTTGGAATACCACCAGAGGATGCTCAGTTTTTAGAGACCAGAAAGTTCCAGCTGAACGAGATTGCTAGGATTTATCGGGTTCCGCCACACTTAATTGGCGACTTGGAAAAGGCAACATTCTCAAACATAGAGCATCAAAGCATCGAGTTTGTCACGCACACCATAAGGCCATGGCTCGTGAGGTGGGAGCAGGCCATTAAAATGCAGTTGTTTTTGCCCAGTGAGAAGAAGACACATTTTGCTGAATTTCTTATCGACGGCCTATTACGCGGTGACATTAAGTCACGTTATGAAGCATATGCAATTGCGCGTCAAAATGGTTGGTACTCCGCCAATGACATTAGAGGGTTAGAAAACGACAATCCGTTACCTGAAGGTCAAGGCGGAGACGAGTATTTGGTCAATGGCAACATGATTCCAATTTCAGCAGCACTTAAAGGGGGTGATAATCAATGA
- a CDS encoding head-tail connector protein translates to MNLKVITEPTESAVNIELVKEFLRIDYNDEDMLIQTMIDAAIDHAEKFTRRSLNAKTYELNVKASDYIRLPNPRLPAWTR, encoded by the coding sequence ATGAATTTAAAAGTTATCACCGAACCGACGGAAAGCGCAGTAAACATCGAATTAGTTAAAGAATTTTTGCGCATTGATTATAACGATGAAGATATGCTGATTCAAACGATGATTGATGCTGCAATTGACCATGCGGAAAAGTTTACGAGACGATCGTTAAACGCAAAAACGTATGAATTAAACGTTAAAGCATCTGATTATATAAGATTGCCTAATCCCCGATTGCCAGCGTGGACCAGGTGA
- a CDS encoding head maturation protease, ClpP-related has product MKKISVRGPIIPNNDQWIYDLFGIEATSPSKVQSELEGTGDVELEINSGGGSVFDGSDIYTMLRDHKGNVTGKVMGLAASAASVIAMAADNLMMSPTAQMMMHNASSIAIGDYRDFEHESEVLKNVNQTIANAYRMKSGMNDEQLLQMMDKETWLTPQQAKEHNLIDGIMFESEPMMVASVNQSGLLPPEVINKIRNEQQKNIFNQSSHEQEHDEDFYMHNLRKKKLEIINKEVI; this is encoded by the coding sequence ATGAAAAAGATAAGCGTGCGCGGTCCGATCATACCAAATAACGATCAATGGATATATGATTTATTCGGCATCGAGGCTACGAGCCCCAGTAAAGTGCAATCAGAATTAGAAGGAACCGGAGATGTAGAATTGGAAATTAATTCTGGCGGCGGATCTGTTTTCGACGGTTCCGACATCTATACGATGCTGAGAGATCACAAAGGGAACGTCACTGGAAAAGTCATGGGTCTTGCCGCATCCGCCGCATCAGTAATCGCAATGGCCGCAGACAATCTCATGATGTCACCCACGGCTCAGATGATGATGCACAACGCATCATCAATCGCAATTGGGGATTATCGGGACTTTGAGCATGAATCCGAAGTTCTAAAAAACGTTAATCAGACCATTGCTAATGCATACCGCATGAAAAGTGGCATGAATGATGAACAGCTCTTACAGATGATGGACAAAGAAACATGGCTCACCCCACAACAGGCCAAGGAACATAATTTGATTGACGGCATTATGTTTGAGTCTGAACCAATGATGGTTGCTAGCGTTAACCAATCAGGGTTGTTGCCGCCTGAAGTCATCAACAAGATTAGAAATGAACAACAAAAAAATATATTTAATCAATCCTCTCATGAACAAGAACATGACGAGGATTTTTATATGCACAATTTGCGAAAGAAAAAACTTGAAATAATAAACAAGGAGGTCATTTAA
- a CDS encoding phage terminase small subunit P27 family, producing the protein MSGRKKQPLAVIQGKGKSNHITKEEAKERQRQEDKLKGSTDKIAPPSYLTKKQKEEFTELATELTELGIFSNLDVDFLARYIDAKTEYVKVAREMRKMKATEKLVIDEHGTKRTFANKDYGSLNRMRNILFADCKSAASELGLSITSRLKLVIPEREGEEDQTPMEKFMKKRGSNA; encoded by the coding sequence ATGTCCGGCAGAAAAAAACAGCCACTGGCCGTTATCCAGGGAAAAGGTAAGTCTAATCACATAACAAAAGAAGAAGCTAAAGAACGGCAAAGGCAAGAAGATAAGCTCAAGGGTTCAACTGATAAAATAGCGCCACCTTCTTATCTTACCAAAAAGCAAAAAGAAGAATTTACCGAGCTGGCAACGGAGCTGACAGAGTTAGGTATTTTTTCAAATCTTGATGTGGACTTCTTGGCTAGGTACATTGATGCTAAAACAGAATATGTAAAAGTCGCTAGAGAAATGAGAAAGATGAAGGCTACAGAAAAACTGGTTATTGACGAACATGGAACAAAAAGAACATTTGCCAATAAAGATTATGGCAGCTTGAACCGAATGAGGAACATATTATTCGCTGACTGTAAATCAGCTGCATCCGAACTCGGTCTGTCAATTACATCTCGCCTGAAGTTAGTTATTCCGGAAAGAGAAGGCGAAGAAGATCAAACCCCTATGGAAAAGTTTATGAAGAAGCGTGGTAGCAATGCATGA